Part of the Leifsonia soli genome is shown below.
CGGCTTCACCCCCGTCGCGGCGGTCGTCGAGAGCACGCTGCACGGGCCGTTCGCCGACCCGATCGTGCGCACCGCCGGCCCGCCGGACGGATCGCCCACCGTCTGCACCGTCGAGACGGTGATCGACGGAGTGGGCGAGTACACCACACCGACGTGCACGCTTCCGGCCGACGGCTACTACGTCTGGACGGAGCGGATCGACCCGGCCCGCACCGAAACCGAGGGCGGCGGCATGCGCCTGCGTCCCTGGACCTCCGAGTTCGGGATCGCGACCGAGATCACCAGGGCCACGACCCCGGCCATCCCACTCTTGGACGCTGGACCCGCCCTCGCGCAGACGCGGCTCGCCGACACCGGCGCCGACACACTGCCGCCCGCACTCTGGGGGTCGGGAGCCGGCGCGGCCGGAGTGCTGCTGATGGTCGCCGGGCGGGTGCGCGCCCGGCGGGCGCGCCGGCCTCGCGGGCGGCGCGCGGCGCTGGAGGGAGCTTTCCTCGATCCGGCGGCGATCGGCCGTCCCGGTCGACGGCCGCGCGTCACCGGCCGACAGAATCTCCGGCCACGACGCGCCCGCTCGACCTGGGTCGCGCGGTGAGCGGCGCACAGGCGCGGCTCTCCGCTCCCTTGCAGGCCGCGGCGACAGGATGGCCGGGTGCGCAGGAACCCCCGCAACAGGCCGGTCGAGGCCGAGGACATCGTGTCCGAGGCACTGACCCTTGCGGGCGGAGGCCGGGCGCTTCTGCTGCAGATCGCGAATCCCGCGGTCGGGTGGGGCGTCGCGGAGCACAGCGACTTCGCCTCGCGGTTGATGGACCGGTTCGACGGCACGATGCTCTACCTCACGGCGACGATGTTCGGCTCCCCGGCGGAGCGCGCGGCCATGAGGAGGGTCGTGAACCGGGCCCACGCGCCCGTCCGCGCGGAGGGAACGCCGGGCGGCCCGGCCTACAACGCCTACGACCCGGAGCTCCAGCTCTGGGTGGCCGCCACCCTGTACCAGACGGTGATGGACCTGCACCGGCGTGTGTTCGGTCCGCTGACACCGGCGCAGGAGGACCGCGCGTACGACGAGCTCTCGCGGGCGCTGTCCAACCTGCAGCTCACGCCCGATCGGTGGCCGAGTGGACGCCTGGCTTTCGACACCTACTGGGAGCGGATGGTCGCATCCCTCCGGGTGGACGACGATGTGCGGGCGGTGTCCCGCCAGATCCTCTTCCCGCGGAGGGTCCCGTGGTGGCTGCGTCCGACGCTGCCTCTCGTCCGTCTCGTCACCGGGGGTCTCCTCCCCGGTCCTGTGCGGCAGGAGTTCGGGATCGCCTGGGACGACCGGCGGCAGCGCCGGTTCGACCGGGCGATCCGCTGGACGGCTGCGGTGTATCCGCGGCTGCCGCTCCGGCTGCGACACCTCCCGCGCGAGCGCTATCGGGCGAAGCTCCGGCGAGCCGTGCGCGCGGACCACGTCGGCGGCGGTGCGCCGCGGCCGTCCGGGGAGCGCTAGGCGGCGAGCCCTCGGCGACGCTCGGCGACGCGCGCGAGCAGCACCAGCGCGATGCCGACGCCCGCGCCGAGGACGGTCTCCAGCACACGGTCGACCACCAGGACGTTCAAGGGCGTCGGGCTCGCCAGGTGCGAGACCGACAGCGCCAGCGGCGTGATGAACACCAGAGCGGCGCCGTAGTGCCGCGCGACCAGGATCTCCGCGAAGAACTGGCACACCACGATGACGCAGATCACCACGAGGGCGGGAGGCGACCAGACGAGGAGCAGAGCAGTGACGGCGATGCCGACCACCGTCCCCACGATCCTGTGCACGGACCGCGAGATCGAATGGGCTGCGCGGGCCGGAGGGATCACGGCCACCAGGCTCACCACGGCCCAGTACGCGTGTCCGAGGCCGAAGCTCAGAGCCACCCCGCCGGCGATCAGCACCCCCACGACGTTCTGGGCGACCGTGAGCCAGACGCGCGGATCACGGACCGCGCCGATATCGACGCCCGGACGCCGGCGGAGCTCGGTCACGAACCCGGATCGGGCGAGCGGGCCGCGGGAGATCCCCGGGATGCGACGGAGGACCCACCCGGACATCGTCAGAGCCCAGGCGAACGCCGCCGTCGCGGCAGCCAGGCCGATGCGAGGAATGGCGTCCGCGGCCGGCGTCGGGACGGCGGCACAGACCAGCAGCGCGAACACGAAGAACAGGGCCTGCGGCGGCACCATCTGGAAGATCGTGACGAACAGGGTCCCGCCGCCGACGACCACGACGAGCGCGACCGCCAGCAGAGCGAGCGGTTCGCCGAGCACAGCGAGCCACACCCCGGCCGAGATGCTCAGCAGGAGCGCGACGGCCGCGACCGTGAGCGTCCGCACGCGCACCCGATACGGCTCGTTCCTTCCATAGAGAGCGGTGAACGCGCCGAATGTCGCGTATGCGGTCAGATCGAGACGACCGGCCGCGAACAGCAGGAACAGCGGAACGGCGACCGCGACGGCCGCCCGCATACCCACCTCGAGGTTGCGCGGCGCCCAGCCCTTCCGCTCTGCCGGGGCGGCCGCCGTCACAGCTTGTCGATCGGGGCGATCTTGATGAGGAGCTTCTTCGCGCCCACCTTGTCGAACTGCACGTGCGCGACGCGCTTCGCGCCCTGCCCCGTCACCTGGGTGACGCGGCCCTCGCCGAAATCGGCGTGGCGGATGCGGTCGCCGGGGGCGAGCTCCAGGTCGCCGTTGTCGCGGACCTTGCCCGTGACGCGGTTGGGCCACTCGGCCTTCGGCCGCTCCTGGCGGAACGTCGACGACGAGAGCGGGTCGTTCCAGCCGGTGCCACCCGAGCCCGCTCCGAGGCCGGGACGCCGGGCGTTGAGCGCGCGCGACTGCGTGCCGCCGCGGCCGTTCGCCGACCCCGGCGACTGGCGCCAGTCGATGAGGTCTGCGGGGATCTCTTGCAGGTAACGGCTCGGCATGGCGACCGCGGTCTCGCCGAACTGCGCGCGCGTCATCGCCAACGACAGGAACAGGCGCTTCTTGGCGCGCGTGATCCCCACGTAGAACAGGCGTCGCTCCTCCGCAGGACCGCCCGGCTCGTTCGCCGACATCCGGTGCGGCAGCAGATCCTCCTCGATACCGGTGAGGAACACGGCGTCGTACTCCAGACCCTTCGCCGTGTGCAGCGTCATCAGCGACACCGAGCCGCTCGAGTCGTCGATCTCGTCCGCGGCCGCGACGAGGGACACCTCGGTGAGGAAGTCGACCAGCGTGCCGTCCGGGTTGTTGCGCGCGAACTCCCGGGTCACAGCGACGAGCTCGTCCACGTTCTCGGCTCGCGCCTCGTCCTGCGGATCGCGGCTGTTGCGCAGCACGTCGAGGTAGCCGCTCCCGTCGAGGAGGAAGGTCAGGATGTCCGCGACCGGCGAGACACCGGCGGGGTTCGACGGATCGATCTTGGCCGCCGCCTCGTCCAGCAGGTTCGACAGCTGCAGGATCGCGTTCGTCACCTTCGGGCCGAGACCGAGCGAGCCGGCATCGCGCATGGCCGCGCGGAACGTGAGTCCGTTGTCCTCCGCATAGCTCGCCAGCTGCGTCTCCGTCGCCGGGCCGATTCCACGCTTCGGGGTGTTCAGGATGCGGCGGAGCGCCAGCATGTCGCTCGGGTTCGCCACCGTGATCAGGTACGCCATCGCGTCCTTGATCTCCGCGCGCTCGTAGAACTTCGTGCCGCCCATCACCTTGTACGGCAGGGCGGAGCGGATGAAGATCTCCTCCAGCGCACGGGTCTGGGCGTTGGTCCGGTAGAAGACCGCGATGTCCTTGTAGTCCATCCCGGCGCTGTGCAGCTTCTCGATCTCGTCGGCGACGAACTGCGCCTCGTCGTGTCCCGAGTACCCGGTGTAGCCGACGATCTTCTCGCCGTCGCCGACCGCGGTCCAGAGCTTCTTGTCCTTGCGGTCGAAGTTGTTGGCGATGACGGCGTTCGCGGCGCTCAAGATGTTCTGCGTCGAGCGGTAGTTCTGCTCGAGCAGGACCACCTTGGCGCCGGGGAAGTCGCGCTCGAACTCGACGATGTTGCGGATGTCGGCCCCGCGGAACGCGTAGATCGACTGGTCCGAGTCGCCGACCACCGTGAGCGAGGCGCTCGGGATGACGCCGGCGGCGTCGCGCAGCGGGCCGACGTTGCGGCCGTGCGCCTCCAGCTCGTCGGCGATGTCCGGCGCGACCGGCATCGTGAGCTCGCGGATCAGCGAGTACTGCGCGTGGTTGGTGTCCTGGTACTCGTCGACCAGGATGTGGCGGAAGCGGCTCTGGTACAGCGCCGCGACCCGTGGGAAGGCGCGGAACAGGAAGACCGTCTCGGCGATCAGGTCGTCGAAGTCGAACGCGTTCGCGCGCCGGAGCTCCCGCGTGTACTGGCGGAAGATCTCGAGGAACATGACCTCCTGCGGGTCGCTCAGGTTGGCCGAGCGCGCGTGGGTCTCCAGGTCGGTCAGCTCGTTCTTCAGCTTCGAGATGCGGTTCGCCGCGCTCCCGACGGTGAAGCCGAGCGTGTCGGCGTCGAGCTCCTTGATGATGCGCTTCAGCAGCGCCCGGGAATCGCCGGAGTCGTAGATGGTGAAGCTCGGCGTCTTGCCGATCGTCTCGGCCTCGCGACGGAGGATGCGGACGCACGCCGAGTGGAACGTGGAGATCCACATGCCCTGCGCCTTGCCGCCGAGGAGCTGCTCGACGCGCTCGCGCATCTCGTTGGCGGCCTTGTTGGTGAACGTGATCGCCAGGATCTCGCTCGGCCACGCCTCACGGCTCTCGATCAGGCCGGCGATGCGGCGCGTCAGGACACTGGTCTTGCCCGAGCCGGCGCCCGCGACGATCAACAGGGCCTGGCCGCGGTATTCCGCGGCTTCGCGCTGCTGCGGGTTGAGGCCGTCGAACAGGCGCTCGCTCGGGCCACGCCACGGGCCGGGGCCGCCCGCGCCCGCCGATCCGCGCGAGCCCCGCCCGCCCGCGCGGGCACCGGCGGTCGCCTCGATGTCTGTGCCGTCGCCCTGCCACCCGTCCAGGATGATCGGGACGGAGGAAGGGGTGGTCTGCGGGGCGTCGGGAAGGCTCGTCATGTCTGCAGTCGATTTTAGTCGCTGCCACCGTCATTCGGTCGCGAGCGCGGTCAGCGGCCGTCGCGGACGGCGACGGCCAGGTCGGGATGGTCGGCGAACACGCCGTCCACCCCGGAGTGCAGCAGGATCGAGAAGTGGCGCCGCCAGTCCCCCCAGGCCGCATCGGCGCCGGTGCCGCCGGCGGCGACGGTGCGGAACTCGGCGGGCAGCATGGCGTTCTCCGGGCGGAGCGTCCAGCAGAACACAGCGAGGCCCGCCGAGTGGGCGAGATCGACGAGGTCCGAAGTGACGGCGCCGACGTCGGCCGCGTCGTCCTCGCCGAACAGTGCCATGGACACGGAGCCGGACGACAGCACCAGGGAGGTCTCGACGCTGATGCCGTCCACCCGGTCGGCCGCCGAGGGAGCCGCCGAACCGAGCGCGTACAGGCCGCGCAGGCTGAGATCGCTGTCGTAGCCGGGCGCCGACGAACCGAGCGCGGCGACGCGGTCCGCCGGCGCGCCCGCGTCCTCCAGCAGGTACACCCGGCGCCCACGGAATCCGCGGTCGTGCAGCTTCACCAGCACGGTGCGCTCGAAGCTCTCCACCACCACTCCGGCGCGATCGGTCCAGCCCGCGTCCGCCAGATCGCGCAGCAGGAGCTCATCCAGCGGATACCCCGCCGCCTCGAAGTACGTCGCGTGCTTCAGCTCGGCCACGAGCCCGGGCGGCCGCGCAGAGCCCTCGCCCGCGCGGTCGATCAGATCGAGCAGGTCGCGGAGGCGGAGCAGCGGGTAGTGGCCGTCGAAGGTGGAGCTGTGCTGCCTCAAGCCCGGGATGCGCTCCCGCGCGCGCAGGGTCGACAGCTCGTCCCACGTGAAGTCCTCCGTGAACCAGCCGGTCTGCGCGACCCCGTCGACCTCCTTCGTCGTCCGGCGGTCGGCGAACTCCGCGCGGTCCGCGACATCCGTCGTGCCGGAGATCTCGTTCTCGTGCCGGAGGACGAGCACACCGTCCTTCGTCGCGACGATGTCGGGTTCGACGGCATCCGCGCCGAGCTGGAACGCCAGCTCGTACGAGCCCTGCGTGTGCTCCGGCCGGTACCCCGGTGCTCCGCGGTGGCCGATGACCACCGGAGCCGTTCGCGCGCGCATGGCCCGATCCTAGCCCGGAGGACGCGGTCCACCCCGGGCAGCGACATGCCGCGCCGCGGCCACCTCGGAGTGCCAGAATCGACGGGTGTCCGCCGATTCCAGCACGGCTCCCGCGCCCCGCGATCCCGCCGGGCCGGGTGCCGGCGCGCCCGGCCGCGGCGGCTGGACGGAACCCGCCTCCCTGCTCCCGCTCCGCTGGGGCGCGTACCGCCCCCGTCTGGTCGCGGGGCTCGCGATGCTCGTCGCCGGGACCGCATGCGTGCTCGGGACCACGACGTACAGCCTCACCCTCCTCCTCATCGGGTCTCTCATGCAGCCCGCTGGGTGGGCCGTGCTCCCGTCGACGATCGGCCGCCGGGTCGCGGTGCCGCTGCCCGTGCTCGGGTTCACGTGGCTCATGCTCGGCGGCTCGGGCTTCGCCTGGTGCTACGCGGTCGTCCTCGCGGCCTGGCTGCTCGTCCGCCTCCGACCGCTCCCGTCGTTCGCCGTGCTCCTCCTCCCGGCCGCCTGGAGCGCCCTCCTCCCCCTGTTCGTCCACGACTACGAGCACGGCTGGATCACGATCGTCACGAGCACGGCGGTCATCGTCGGGGCCGCCTGGCTGGCGAAATGGATCGCGATCCGATTCGATTCATGGCAATCTGTCAGAACTCTCAGAAAAGAACCCCGTAGATTTGACTGAAGACGACCGGTAACCGGTCCACCCATAGAACGAGGAGCTCATGGCACTCAACAACCCGGCCTTCTCTACGAACCCGGCGTTCTCCCCCAACGGTCAGGCGGCGACCGTCTCCGCCGAGAAGCTGGAGCAGATGTACCAGTCGCCGTCGGCGACGGCCGTGGACACCGACCGGATGACGGTCGAAGACACCATCACCAAGACGGCGATCTGCTTCGTCCTCCTGCTCGCGGGCGCCGGCGTCGGCTGGTTCGTCCCCGTTCTCGCCATCCCCGCCGCGATCGTCGGCTTCGTGCTGGCGCTCGTCAACATCTTCAAGCGCAAGCCCTCCCCCGGCCTCATCCTCGGATACTCGGCCGCGCAGGGCATCTTCCTCGGGGCCATCTCGATGTTCTTCGAGTCGCAGTGGTCGGGCATCGTCATCCAGGCGGTCATCGCGACGTTCGCCGTCGTGGGCGTCACCCTGGCGCTCTTCGCCTCGGGCAAGATCCGCGCCTCGGCGAAGGCCACGAAGATCTTCCTCATCGCGATGTTCGGCTACCTCGCCTACTCGCTGGTCAACCTGGTCCTGATGTGGACGGGCGTGACCGGCGGCAGCTTCGGCCTGAACAGCGTCGAGCTCGGCAACACCGGCATCAAGCTGGGCCTGATCATCGGCCTCCTGGTCGTCCTGCTCGGCGCCTACTCGCTGGTGCTCGACTTCGACGCGATCAAGCAGGGCGTCGCGAACCGCGCCCCGCGCATCTACGGCTGGTCGGGCGCCTTCGGCATCATGGTCACGGTCATCTGGCTGTACCTCGAGATCCTCCGCATGCTGGCGATCTCGCGCGACTGACGCCGCCGCTAACGCAGAAGGCCCGGGATGCTGTCTCAGCATCCCGGGCCTTCTGCGTTACCGGTGCGGGATCACTCCCACTCGATCGTCCCCGGCGGCTTCGACGTGACATCGAGCACCACGCGGTTCACGCCGTCCACCTCGTTGGTGATGCGGTTGGAGATCTTCGCGAGCAGGTCGTAGGGCAGTCGTGTCCAGTCGGCCGTCATGGCGTCCTCGCTGGACACCGGGCGGAGCACGATCGGGTGGCCGTAGGTCCGGCCGTCGCCCTGCACGCCGACCGAGCGCACGTCGGCCAGCAGCACGACGGGGCACTGCCAGATCTCGGCATCGAGGCCGGCGGCGGTCAGTTCCGCACGCACGATCGCGTCGGCGTCGCGCAGCAGGTCGAGACGCTCCTGCGTGACCTCGCCGACGATGCGGATGCCGAGCCCGGGGCCGGGGAACGGCTGACGCGAGACGATCGCCTCCGGCAGTCCCAGCTCGCGTCCGATGGCGCGCACCTCGTCCTTGAACAGTGTCCGCAGCGGCTCCACGAGCTCGAACTGCAGGTCCTCCGGGAGGCCGCCGACGTTGTGGTGGCTCTTGATGTTGGCGGTGCCCGTGCCTCCGCCCGACTCCACCACGTCCGGGTACAGCGTGCCCTGGACGAGGAACCGGATGGGGTCGCCCTCGCTCGCCGCCTCGGCGATCAGGTCGGCCTGCGCCTTCTCGAAGACGCGGATGAACTCGCGGCCGATGATCTTGCGCTTCGTCTCCGGGTCGCTGACGCCGGAGAGCGCGTCGAGGAACTGCTTCTGCGCGTTCACGGTCACAAGCCGGACGCCCGTCGCGGTGACGTAGTCCTCCTCCACCTGGCGCGCCTCGTCCTTGCGGAG
Proteins encoded:
- a CDS encoding Bax inhibitor-1/YccA family protein, with translation MALNNPAFSTNPAFSPNGQAATVSAEKLEQMYQSPSATAVDTDRMTVEDTITKTAICFVLLLAGAGVGWFVPVLAIPAAIVGFVLALVNIFKRKPSPGLILGYSAAQGIFLGAISMFFESQWSGIVIQAVIATFAVVGVTLALFASGKIRASAKATKIFLIAMFGYLAYSLVNLVLMWTGVTGGSFGLNSVELGNTGIKLGLIIGLLVVLLGAYSLVLDFDAIKQGVANRAPRIYGWSGAFGIMVTVIWLYLEILRMLAISRD
- a CDS encoding oxygenase MpaB family protein — protein: MRRNPRNRPVEAEDIVSEALTLAGGGRALLLQIANPAVGWGVAEHSDFASRLMDRFDGTMLYLTATMFGSPAERAAMRRVVNRAHAPVRAEGTPGGPAYNAYDPELQLWVAATLYQTVMDLHRRVFGPLTPAQEDRAYDELSRALSNLQLTPDRWPSGRLAFDTYWERMVASLRVDDDVRAVSRQILFPRRVPWWLRPTLPLVRLVTGGLLPGPVRQEFGIAWDDRRQRRFDRAIRWTAAVYPRLPLRLRHLPRERYRAKLRRAVRADHVGGGAPRPSGER
- a CDS encoding FUSC family protein, which translates into the protein MTAAAPAERKGWAPRNLEVGMRAAVAVAVPLFLLFAAGRLDLTAYATFGAFTALYGRNEPYRVRVRTLTVAAVALLLSISAGVWLAVLGEPLALLAVALVVVVGGGTLFVTIFQMVPPQALFFVFALLVCAAVPTPAADAIPRIGLAAATAAFAWALTMSGWVLRRIPGISRGPLARSGFVTELRRRPGVDIGAVRDPRVWLTVAQNVVGVLIAGGVALSFGLGHAYWAVVSLVAVIPPARAAHSISRSVHRIVGTVVGIAVTALLLVWSPPALVVICVIVVCQFFAEILVARHYGAALVFITPLALSVSHLASPTPLNVLVVDRVLETVLGAGVGIALVLLARVAERRRGLAA
- a CDS encoding glycerophosphodiester phosphodiesterase family protein; this translates as MRARTAPVVIGHRGAPGYRPEHTQGSYELAFQLGADAVEPDIVATKDGVLVLRHENEISGTTDVADRAEFADRRTTKEVDGVAQTGWFTEDFTWDELSTLRARERIPGLRQHSSTFDGHYPLLRLRDLLDLIDRAGEGSARPPGLVAELKHATYFEAAGYPLDELLLRDLADAGWTDRAGVVVESFERTVLVKLHDRGFRGRRVYLLEDAGAPADRVAALGSSAPGYDSDLSLRGLYALGSAAPSAADRVDGISVETSLVLSSGSVSMALFGEDDAADVGAVTSDLVDLAHSAGLAVFCWTLRPENAMLPAEFRTVAAGGTGADAAWGDWRRHFSILLHSGVDGVFADHPDLAVAVRDGR
- the guaA gene encoding glutamine-hydrolyzing GMP synthase encodes the protein MSTDAAFTDLLGGADSANPSGPVLVVDFGAQYAQLIARRVREANVYSEIVPHTVTAAEVAAKRPSGIVLSGGPSSVYEEGAPQLDEAILDLGVPVLGICYGFQVMATALGGEVAKTGQREYGSTAVRISDSGVLLEGQPAEQTAWMSHGDSVARAPEGFDVLASTDGTPVAAFANDERKLYGVQWHPEVKHSAYGQAVLENFLHRAAGIPADWNSGNVIADQVAAIRAQVGSGRVICALSGGVDSAVAAALVHEAVGDQLVCVFVDHGLLRKDEARQVEEDYVTATGVRLVTVNAQKQFLDALSGVSDPETKRKIIGREFIRVFEKAQADLIAEAASEGDPIRFLVQGTLYPDVVESGGGTGTANIKSHHNVGGLPEDLQFELVEPLRTLFKDEVRAIGRELGLPEAIVSRQPFPGPGLGIRIVGEVTQERLDLLRDADAIVRAELTAAGLDAEIWQCPVVLLADVRSVGVQGDGRTYGHPIVLRPVSSEDAMTADWTRLPYDLLAKISNRITNEVDGVNRVVLDVTSKPPGTIEWE
- a CDS encoding ATP-dependent helicase, with amino-acid sequence MTSLPDAPQTTPSSVPIILDGWQGDGTDIEATAGARAGGRGSRGSAGAGGPGPWRGPSERLFDGLNPQQREAAEYRGQALLIVAGAGSGKTSVLTRRIAGLIESREAWPSEILAITFTNKAANEMRERVEQLLGGKAQGMWISTFHSACVRILRREAETIGKTPSFTIYDSGDSRALLKRIIKELDADTLGFTVGSAANRISKLKNELTDLETHARSANLSDPQEVMFLEIFRQYTRELRRANAFDFDDLIAETVFLFRAFPRVAALYQSRFRHILVDEYQDTNHAQYSLIRELTMPVAPDIADELEAHGRNVGPLRDAAGVIPSASLTVVGDSDQSIYAFRGADIRNIVEFERDFPGAKVVLLEQNYRSTQNILSAANAVIANNFDRKDKKLWTAVGDGEKIVGYTGYSGHDEAQFVADEIEKLHSAGMDYKDIAVFYRTNAQTRALEEIFIRSALPYKVMGGTKFYERAEIKDAMAYLITVANPSDMLALRRILNTPKRGIGPATETQLASYAEDNGLTFRAAMRDAGSLGLGPKVTNAILQLSNLLDEAAAKIDPSNPAGVSPVADILTFLLDGSGYLDVLRNSRDPQDEARAENVDELVAVTREFARNNPDGTLVDFLTEVSLVAAADEIDDSSGSVSLMTLHTAKGLEYDAVFLTGIEEDLLPHRMSANEPGGPAEERRLFYVGITRAKKRLFLSLAMTRAQFGETAVAMPSRYLQEIPADLIDWRQSPGSANGRGGTQSRALNARRPGLGAGSGGTGWNDPLSSSTFRQERPKAEWPNRVTGKVRDNGDLELAPGDRIRHADFGEGRVTQVTGQGAKRVAHVQFDKVGAKKLLIKIAPIDKL